In the bacterium SCSIO 12741 genome, TGACGGTTGCCCCACTTACCATTCTGCTCGGTTTTGGGATTGTATTCTTTAGTATTCTCAAAAAACCGGGTTCGGCTAAAAAATAACCTGCGTGTCGGTATTTGAAGCGCTGATTTTAGGCATCATACAAGGTCTTACGGAATTTCTTCCGGTAAGCAGTTCGGGGCATATTGAACTGGGTAAAGCGCTATTGGGCGTTACCCCGGCAGACCCCTTATTATTTTCTATTGTGGTTCACAGTGCTACGGCGCTGAGTACCATTGTTATTTTTCGGATGGACATCATGATGTTGATCCGACTTTTGTTTGAACCCACACGATGGAACGCTGGACGTCAATACATCCTGTACATCATCATCTCGATGGTGCCGGCTGGATTGGTCGGTTTGTTTTTCAAGCATGAAATCGAAGCCTTCTTCGAAGATCAAATTCTATTGGTTGGCTTCATGCTCATCATCACCGGATTGTTGCTTTACATGACAACCCGAGTGAAACGTAAACGTGGAAAAGTAACCGTCAAAAACGCTTTTATCATCGGGGTTTCACAAGCCGT is a window encoding:
- a CDS encoding undecaprenyl-diphosphate phosphatase, whose translation is MSVFEALILGIIQGLTEFLPVSSSGHIELGKALLGVTPADPLLFSIVVHSATALSTIVIFRMDIMMLIRLLFEPTRWNAGRQYILYIIISMVPAGLVGLFFKHEIEAFFEDQILLVGFMLIITGLLLYMTTRVKRKRGKVTVKNAFIIGVSQAVAILPGISRSGATIATALMLGVERSRAARFSFLMVLPLILGATLLEVKDYMEMPPVMESGSEVLTANALIAGFAAAFLSGLVACRWMVELVKRSKLQYFAYYCFIVGIVAIVASL